In Parasegetibacter sp. NRK P23, a single genomic region encodes these proteins:
- the paaC gene encoding 1,2-phenylacetyl-CoA epoxidase subunit PaaC, with protein sequence MALLQYVLSLADTALIAGHRNSEWTGHGPILEQDIALSNIALDQVGQARMLYQYAALLTGDGATEDTLAYLRDAREYKNCLLVELPNGHWGNTILKQFFLSAYQFPLYDQLRKSEDAQLAAIAEKSIREVTYHLRWSSEWVIRLGDGTTESKTKMQEALNELWRYTGEFFTPAPYEETLAASNNAADLSQLKTDFTQRVEQVLSEATLTIPPNQPWQTGGKTGIHTEHLGFLLAEMQFLQRAYPGNEW encoded by the coding sequence ATGGCACTTCTCCAATACGTACTCTCCCTCGCCGATACCGCACTGATAGCAGGCCACCGCAACAGTGAATGGACCGGCCACGGACCCATTCTGGAACAGGATATCGCACTCTCCAACATTGCGCTCGACCAGGTAGGGCAGGCAAGAATGTTGTACCAGTACGCGGCCCTGCTTACAGGTGATGGCGCTACGGAAGATACGCTTGCTTATCTGCGTGATGCCCGGGAATACAAAAACTGCCTGCTGGTGGAATTGCCTAACGGTCATTGGGGCAACACAATTTTGAAGCAGTTCTTCCTCAGCGCATATCAATTTCCGTTATACGACCAGCTGAGGAAATCTGAAGACGCGCAACTCGCCGCTATCGCCGAAAAATCTATCCGTGAAGTTACTTACCACCTGCGCTGGAGCAGCGAATGGGTGATAAGGCTCGGGGATGGCACAACAGAAAGTAAAACAAAAATGCAGGAGGCGCTCAACGAACTCTGGCGCTATACCGGAGAATTTTTCACACCCGCGCCTTATGAAGAAACGCTGGCTGCTTCCAATAATGCTGCTGATCTTTCCCAACTGAAAACTGACTTTACACAACGTGTGGAGCAGGTGCTTTCCGAGGCCACACTAACTATTCCTCCAAACCAACCCTGGCAAACGGGCGGAAAAACGGGCATCCATACCGAACACCTGGGTTTCCTGCTCGCCGAAATGCAATTCCTTCAAAGGGCTTATCCCGGTAATGAATGGTAA
- a CDS encoding TonB-dependent receptor encodes MKKLVMLLPGMLLAFCQLMAQGRVITGTVTDAAQGTPLTGVSVFTKDAKSGTLTDEAGRYSLRVTDNERALIFTFVGYAQQEVKLGAETVLNISLSSDENKMQEVVVVGYGRQVRREVTGALSRVSGKDIENVPLASFDQMLQGKVPGLQVVSTSGQPGAATNVRLRGIGSISAGAAPLYVVDGIPLVIGDNSSLTTTANSLAGINPNDIEDISVLKDASATSIYGSRAANGVILITTKKGRAGKTRIRIDAEAGFNKLALSETARPLTTMEYFELTLEGLANRFGGEPRDYVQDFLDVWAADTTKNVNWIDLVTQTGKQQQYNISLQGGNENTQFFLSGGFFRQDGVVIKSGFERTSLNMNLTTKASKNITIGAGLNITKSLQQSPNNSGGFSNPVGSAFFLMPFAPPYDDEGKPNIDPTYYGVSYNPLAIAEWDYNRYSNLKGLSSIFGEWKILNNLKFTSRYGLDYQDVFEKLYWNPLHGDGVSYEGYGFSNSRRIWNWIWSNTLDYKVQPFKSANIVFDLKAGYEAQEQRDDVQELSTNTFPLSVEQKPELVLGAAPQSASTYYDDWAIQSVFGSMNVNFFDRFNLYGSYRRDGSSRFGINKRYGNFWSAGAAWNIDREAFMNNLSWISSLKIRGSYGVNGNADIGNYEWKALYSYGVNYNLQTGTAPSAIGNFDLTWELNKPVDIGVDLGVLNERVTLSFDWYRRVSSALLLNLPLSLTSGFDQTIANVGKMENKGIEIDLNVSPVRNRTMRWDIGLNMASNKNKILELLPDQDFYIDGSFIRKVGANFQTWYTRLYAGVDPQTGDALWYKDATRKETTTDYGEAEREEYNTAQPKVFGSFNNSISYKGISLIAQLNYQFGGYIRDGFQNYTKSDGFDPFENRHSSQLRRWQKPGDITDVPKYVFNNNSQSNEFSSRFIYKSDFLRLRTITLAYDLPAEVLSRFNIASVKFYARALNLFTKTYDKNLDFDPDAAGINGINDLNMFPLKSMTVGVNIGL; translated from the coding sequence ATGAAAAAACTTGTGATGCTGCTGCCCGGTATGCTGCTGGCTTTCTGCCAGCTGATGGCGCAGGGCAGGGTAATTACAGGAACGGTAACCGATGCCGCGCAGGGCACACCCTTAACGGGCGTTTCTGTATTTACCAAAGACGCGAAATCCGGTACGCTTACCGATGAAGCCGGACGTTATTCTCTTAGAGTGACGGACAATGAACGGGCACTGATATTTACTTTTGTGGGTTATGCGCAACAGGAGGTGAAGCTGGGCGCCGAAACTGTATTGAACATTTCCCTGAGCAGTGATGAAAATAAAATGCAGGAAGTAGTGGTGGTGGGATATGGAAGGCAGGTAAGAAGAGAGGTTACCGGCGCTTTGTCCAGAGTAAGCGGAAAAGATATTGAGAATGTGCCCCTCGCTTCCTTCGACCAGATGCTGCAGGGCAAAGTGCCGGGATTGCAGGTGGTATCCACCAGCGGACAACCCGGTGCCGCAACGAATGTACGTTTGAGAGGAATCGGTTCCATTTCGGCCGGAGCCGCTCCGCTCTATGTAGTGGATGGTATCCCGCTGGTAATCGGCGACAACTCAAGTTTAACCACTACCGCCAACTCACTCGCCGGTATCAACCCCAATGATATTGAAGATATTTCCGTGCTCAAAGATGCTTCCGCTACTTCCATCTACGGTTCCCGGGCCGCCAACGGGGTGATCCTGATCACCACCAAAAAAGGACGCGCCGGAAAAACAAGGATCCGCATCGACGCGGAAGCGGGCTTCAACAAACTCGCCCTCTCTGAAACCGCACGCCCGCTTACCACCATGGAGTATTTTGAACTCACGCTGGAAGGGCTCGCCAACCGCTTCGGTGGTGAACCCCGCGATTATGTGCAGGATTTCCTGGATGTGTGGGCAGCGGATACCACGAAGAACGTAAACTGGATTGACCTGGTAACCCAAACCGGAAAGCAGCAACAATACAATATTTCCCTCCAGGGGGGGAACGAGAACACACAGTTCTTCCTCTCCGGTGGCTTCTTCCGGCAGGATGGTGTAGTGATTAAATCGGGTTTTGAAAGGACTTCACTCAACATGAACCTCACTACCAAAGCCAGTAAAAATATCACGATTGGCGCCGGGCTGAACATTACGAAATCATTACAGCAATCACCCAATAATTCAGGCGGATTTTCGAATCCCGTGGGCTCGGCATTTTTCCTGATGCCCTTCGCACCGCCCTATGATGACGAGGGTAAGCCCAATATTGATCCCACTTATTACGGGGTATCCTATAACCCGCTGGCTATCGCTGAATGGGATTACAACCGGTACAGCAACCTGAAAGGGCTTTCCTCCATCTTCGGAGAATGGAAAATATTGAACAACCTGAAATTCACTTCCCGCTACGGACTCGATTATCAGGATGTTTTCGAAAAACTGTACTGGAACCCGCTTCATGGGGATGGTGTTTCCTATGAAGGATACGGGTTCAGTAATTCAAGAAGAATATGGAACTGGATTTGGAGCAATACCCTCGATTACAAAGTGCAGCCCTTCAAATCTGCAAACATTGTATTCGACCTGAAAGCCGGTTATGAGGCGCAGGAACAACGCGATGATGTGCAGGAACTTTCCACCAATACCTTCCCGCTTTCGGTAGAACAAAAACCTGAACTGGTATTGGGCGCAGCGCCGCAGTCGGCTTCCACCTACTACGATGACTGGGCGATCCAATCCGTTTTTGGTAGTATGAATGTGAACTTCTTCGACCGCTTCAACCTCTATGGTTCTTACCGGAGGGACGGTTCTTCCCGCTTCGGCATCAACAAAAGATACGGAAACTTCTGGTCGGCGGGTGCCGCCTGGAACATCGACAGGGAAGCTTTCATGAACAATCTTTCCTGGATAAGTTCCCTAAAAATCCGCGGCTCTTATGGTGTGAACGGTAATGCGGATATCGGCAACTACGAATGGAAAGCGCTCTACAGTTATGGCGTGAACTATAACCTGCAAACAGGAACAGCACCGTCCGCTATCGGGAACTTTGACCTGACCTGGGAATTGAATAAGCCAGTGGATATTGGTGTCGATCTTGGTGTATTGAATGAGAGGGTTACACTTTCTTTCGACTGGTACAGGCGGGTGTCTTCCGCATTGCTGCTGAACCTGCCGCTTTCGCTTACTTCGGGCTTCGACCAAACCATCGCGAATGTGGGAAAAATGGAAAACAAGGGGATCGAGATTGACCTGAATGTGTCTCCGGTCCGTAACCGTACCATGCGTTGGGATATCGGGCTGAATATGGCCAGCAACAAGAATAAGATTCTGGAACTTCTCCCTGACCAGGATTTTTATATCGATGGTTCTTTCATCAGGAAAGTGGGGGCGAACTTCCAAACCTGGTACACCCGTTTGTACGCTGGCGTAGACCCGCAAACCGGCGATGCCCTCTGGTACAAAGATGCTACCCGCAAGGAAACCACCACCGACTACGGCGAAGCGGAACGGGAAGAATACAATACCGCGCAACCAAAAGTATTCGGAAGCTTCAACAATAGTATCTCTTATAAAGGGATCAGCCTGATCGCGCAACTGAACTACCAGTTCGGTGGTTATATCCGCGATGGATTCCAGAATTACACAAAAAGTGACGGCTTCGATCCCTTCGAGAACAGGCATAGCTCACAACTGAGAAGATGGCAGAAACCCGGTGATATTACCGATGTGCCCAAATATGTATTCAACAACAATTCCCAATCCAACGAGTTCTCCTCCAGGTTCATCTACAAATCAGATTTCCTCCGCCTGAGGACCATCACGCTCGCATATGATCTTCCCGCTGAAGTGCTTTCTAGATTCAACATCGCTTCCGTGAAGTTCTATGCACGTGCACTGAACCTGTTCACCAAAACCTACGATAAAAACCTTGACTTCGACCCCGATGCGGCCGGTATCAATGGCATCAACGACCTGAACATGTTCCCGCTCAAATCAATGACCGTAGGCGTAAACATTGGATTATAA
- the mnmD gene encoding tRNA (5-methylaminomethyl-2-thiouridine)(34)-methyltransferase MnmD, translating to MKRSIHLTKDGSPTIRIEELDITYHSRHGALGESMHVFIEQGLRQQEMNKPVLHILEMGFGTGLNALLTYLENEGKERRIVYDTLEPFPLQESELENLNYPALLAQPALDSVFQQLHSAPWNQPFEMDNGFTLTKYETKLENFTGGKLYDLVYYDAFAPSAQPELWEEPVFTHLYNMMQEGGALVTYCSKSIVRRAMMAAGFTVTKPPGPWGKREMVRAYKK from the coding sequence ATGAAACGATCTATCCACCTGACCAAAGACGGCTCTCCCACCATCCGGATTGAAGAACTGGACATCACCTACCATTCCCGTCATGGTGCGTTGGGTGAGTCGATGCACGTTTTTATTGAGCAGGGATTACGCCAGCAGGAAATGAATAAGCCCGTGCTCCACATATTGGAGATGGGCTTCGGAACCGGGTTGAACGCTTTGCTCACTTACCTGGAAAACGAAGGAAAAGAAAGAAGGATCGTATATGATACGCTAGAACCTTTTCCTTTACAGGAATCGGAACTGGAAAATCTGAATTACCCGGCGTTGTTGGCGCAGCCGGCATTGGATAGCGTGTTTCAGCAGTTGCACAGTGCACCATGGAACCAACCCTTTGAAATGGATAACGGTTTTACGCTCACCAAATATGAAACCAAACTGGAAAACTTTACCGGAGGGAAATTATACGACCTGGTGTATTACGATGCCTTTGCGCCTTCGGCGCAGCCTGAGCTCTGGGAAGAACCCGTCTTTACGCACCTCTATAATATGATGCAAGAAGGCGGTGCGCTGGTTACGTACTGCTCGAAGAGCATTGTGCGGCGGGCCATGATGGCGGCGGGCTTTACGGTTACGAAACCGCCCGGTCCCTGGGGAAAAAGGGAGATGGTGCGGGCGTACAAAAAATAA
- a CDS encoding RNA polymerase sigma factor produces the protein MDASITIEPVAATKQNNITRVINTYSRRLLGFIRKRVDTEADAEDILQEVFFQFTGNTQPIEQVTAWLFTVARNKITDNKRKQRPHLMDDEEWAALFSGGPEDPETSFLRTVFWEEFRRALAELPEEQRQAFVLHEMEGVSFKKMAEQTGETVNTLISRKRYAVLHLRGKLARLRDEMLNR, from the coding sequence ATGGATGCTTCAATTACGATAGAACCAGTGGCGGCCACCAAACAAAACAATATCACCCGGGTGATCAACACATACAGCAGGCGCCTGCTGGGTTTTATCCGTAAAAGAGTGGATACGGAGGCGGATGCCGAAGACATTTTACAGGAGGTATTTTTCCAGTTCACGGGCAACACGCAGCCCATTGAACAGGTGACCGCCTGGTTGTTTACGGTGGCCCGGAACAAGATCACCGATAACAAAAGGAAGCAGCGTCCCCACCTGATGGACGACGAAGAATGGGCGGCGCTGTTCTCCGGAGGACCGGAAGATCCCGAAACCAGTTTCCTGAGAACGGTTTTCTGGGAAGAATTCAGGCGTGCGCTCGCTGAACTTCCCGAAGAACAACGACAGGCCTTCGTGCTCCACGAAATGGAAGGTGTCTCTTTTAAAAAAATGGCGGAACAAACGGGTGAAACAGTAAACACCCTTATTTCAAGAAAAAGGTACGCGGTATTGCACCTGCGCGGCAAACTTGCCCGGCTGCGGGATGAAATGCTGAACCGGTAA
- the paaB gene encoding 1,2-phenylacetyl-CoA epoxidase subunit PaaB — protein MFQPINIHRSPETNSGPGNNATPGGNEWPLWEVFIRSRQGLDHKHVGSLHAADAQMAIENARDVYTRRMEGVSIWVVESKFIHASSPDEAASLYEPANDKVYRHPTFYDLPDELKHM, from the coding sequence ATGTTTCAACCGATCAACATACACCGTTCTCCGGAAACGAATTCCGGCCCCGGAAACAACGCCACACCCGGCGGCAACGAATGGCCGCTCTGGGAAGTATTCATCCGCAGCCGCCAGGGCCTCGACCATAAACATGTAGGTAGCCTACATGCCGCCGATGCACAAATGGCCATAGAAAATGCCCGGGATGTATACACCCGTCGCATGGAAGGCGTAAGTATATGGGTGGTGGAAAGTAAATTCATCCATGCTTCCAGTCCCGATGAAGCCGCTTCGCTTTACGAACCCGCCAACGATAAAGTGTACAGGCACCCTACATTTTATGACCTGCCCGATGAACTGAAACACATGTAG
- a CDS encoding RagB/SusD family nutrient uptake outer membrane protein codes for MKLRSIIAITSLSLGLFSCSKDFLDREPPASRDSDGAITNETTMRQAVNGMYAKLRDPDLYGRTLPIWGDLRADNIFVHPINSGRYTEYNDYTFNRANTYAQDTWADLYNAILRANNVINAEVTASDGIDQLRGEAYAVRALMYFELLRNYATRYADNPSGDGVPLILEYDPFAKPARSSKERVYNQVIDDLEMAASLMEDDNEDNSYMSAWAAKGLLARVHLYMGNYGDAKTIAADVVANSGYTLAPAGQLANYWEEPAASDAKLETLFEVSIDGIDNTGSNGIDNMYEQAGYGDLVPTNGSTGITAMYDGSDARYNAWITMGRRNNASNNPLIPIVIKYPNRGNTADKDNIKVIRLAEVMLILAESAARTSDPTTANTVLTALRKTRQPSFGTYNLTGDALIQEVLNEKRRELAFEGHRYYDLQRLGLAITNRGIPDAEYPANVVNIPNNSFRRILPIPQTELDNNTNIAPNPGYN; via the coding sequence ATGAAACTCCGATCAATAATAGCTATCACCTCCCTCTCTCTGGGACTGTTCTCCTGCAGCAAGGACTTTCTTGACCGGGAGCCACCGGCCAGCCGCGATTCCGATGGCGCCATCACCAACGAAACCACCATGCGCCAGGCTGTAAACGGCATGTACGCCAAATTGCGTGACCCCGATCTTTACGGAAGAACACTCCCGATATGGGGCGACCTGCGCGCCGATAATATTTTCGTGCACCCCATCAATTCGGGCCGGTACACGGAATACAACGACTATACGTTCAACCGCGCCAATACCTACGCACAGGATACCTGGGCCGATCTGTACAACGCCATCCTCCGTGCCAATAACGTCATCAACGCGGAAGTAACCGCCTCCGATGGCATAGACCAACTGCGTGGAGAAGCTTACGCCGTTCGCGCACTGATGTATTTTGAATTGCTGCGCAACTACGCCACGCGGTATGCAGACAATCCCTCTGGCGACGGCGTTCCGCTGATCCTCGAATACGATCCTTTCGCGAAGCCCGCGCGCAGCTCCAAAGAACGCGTTTACAACCAGGTGATCGATGACCTCGAAATGGCGGCTTCCCTGATGGAAGACGACAATGAGGACAATTCTTACATGTCTGCCTGGGCGGCCAAAGGTTTACTCGCCCGTGTGCACCTTTATATGGGGAATTATGGTGATGCGAAAACCATTGCCGCGGATGTGGTCGCCAACAGCGGCTATACGCTGGCGCCCGCCGGTCAGCTGGCGAACTATTGGGAAGAGCCCGCCGCCTCCGACGCGAAGCTGGAAACCCTCTTTGAAGTGTCCATTGATGGTATCGACAACACCGGCTCTAATGGTATCGATAATATGTATGAACAGGCCGGTTATGGGGACCTCGTGCCCACCAACGGAAGCACAGGCATCACGGCTATGTATGATGGGTCCGATGCACGTTACAATGCATGGATAACGATGGGCAGAAGAAACAACGCATCCAACAACCCGCTGATTCCGATCGTAATCAAATACCCCAACAGGGGCAATACGGCGGATAAGGACAACATCAAAGTAATACGGCTCGCCGAAGTAATGCTCATACTGGCGGAATCCGCCGCACGCACTTCAGATCCCACAACGGCCAATACCGTGCTCACGGCCCTGCGCAAAACCAGGCAACCATCGTTCGGAACGTATAACCTTACCGGAGATGCGCTGATCCAGGAAGTGCTGAATGAAAAAAGAAGGGAACTCGCTTTTGAAGGCCATCGTTATTATGACCTGCAAAGGCTGGGCCTTGCCATCACCAACCGCGGTATCCCTGATGCGGAATACCCCGCCAATGTGGTGAACATCCCGAACAACAGTTTCAGAAGGATATTGCCGATCCCGCAAACAGAACTCGATAACAATACAAACATCGCGCCCAATCCGGGGTACAATTAG
- a CDS encoding DNA-3-methyladenine glycosylase yields MEYITHLHKDKKLRTIISDASPLAPGKKKNLWLYLCASITSQQLSVKVAAVIWKRFLDLFEGKEPTPQEVLAAEPAQLRGIGLSNAKVKYVQAVAAFALEQGLEWKKLSKMENEAVINYVTTIKGVGRWTAEMMLMFALGREDVFAVDDLGIQNAMCRLYKLDAADKKQMKTDMLRISAKWTPYRTYACLHLWSWKDAK; encoded by the coding sequence ATGGAATACATCACTCACCTTCACAAAGACAAAAAGCTGCGCACCATTATAAGTGATGCATCGCCGCTTGCGCCTGGGAAAAAGAAAAACCTCTGGCTTTACCTGTGCGCCTCCATTACCTCGCAGCAACTGTCCGTAAAGGTGGCCGCCGTTATCTGGAAGCGTTTCCTGGATTTGTTTGAAGGAAAAGAACCCACGCCGCAGGAGGTGCTCGCCGCCGAACCGGCGCAACTTCGCGGAATAGGATTGTCGAATGCGAAGGTAAAATACGTGCAAGCCGTGGCCGCGTTCGCCCTGGAACAGGGTTTGGAATGGAAGAAGTTGTCAAAGATGGAAAATGAGGCCGTGATCAATTATGTAACCACCATCAAAGGCGTGGGCCGCTGGACCGCGGAAATGATGCTGATGTTTGCCTTAGGAAGAGAAGATGTATTCGCCGTGGATGACCTTGGTATTCAAAATGCCATGTGCCGCCTGTACAAACTGGATGCGGCCGACAAAAAACAGATGAAAACCGATATGCTGCGTATTTCCGCGAAATGGACCCCATACAGAACGTATGCCTGTCTTCACCTCTGGTCCTGGAAGGACGCGAAATAG
- a CDS encoding helix-turn-helix domain-containing protein, translated as MCEEREAVANVYARVSEVGQRIRSHPESAWSVEELARISAVSSFHFTRMFKKIFGCPPYRYLLKCRIEKSMRLLEQSNASISEIALECGFSDAAAFSKSFRKWKKITPGAYRYFASFQDQR; from the coding sequence ATGTGCGAAGAGCGGGAAGCAGTAGCAAATGTATACGCGCGGGTATCGGAAGTGGGGCAGCGCATCAGGAGCCATCCGGAATCAGCGTGGTCGGTAGAGGAACTGGCGCGTATTTCAGCGGTTTCTTCCTTTCATTTCACGAGAATGTTCAAAAAGATATTCGGTTGCCCGCCATACCGTTATTTGTTGAAATGCAGGATCGAAAAAAGCATGCGGTTACTGGAGCAGAGTAATGCCAGCATCAGTGAGATCGCGCTGGAATGCGGATTTTCAGACGCGGCCGCGTTCAGCAAGAGTTTCAGGAAATGGAAAAAAATAACACCGGGAGCTTACCGCTATTTCGCGTCCTTCCAGGACCAGAGGTGA
- a CDS encoding LytTR family DNA-binding domain-containing protein — MRAVIIEPELADAERLETMLYACDPSVAVLARLSGVEDAVHWFRSHPAPDCLFLDVQLSDGTCFDIFKQIQSNIPVIVTTHRQEFALDSFRLLCIDYLLKPFTIDQLGAAIRKLHLLRGNTPDYSALRNLVSFPKPRYKQRFLGKVGQKLFFIDATNINCFMAENKIVYLFSADGFRYVVEHTLEQLENLLDPECFFRINRSVIVNINAIEQVKPYLNSRLKLKMRFSGVDENDLVISRERVPVFKQWADA; from the coding sequence ATGCGAGCCGTGATCATTGAACCTGAATTGGCCGATGCCGAAAGGCTGGAAACCATGTTATATGCATGTGATCCTTCTGTTGCAGTATTGGCGCGCCTTTCAGGTGTGGAAGATGCCGTTCATTGGTTTCGTTCACATCCTGCACCTGATTGTCTATTCCTCGATGTTCAACTTTCTGATGGCACCTGCTTCGATATCTTTAAACAAATTCAATCCAACATACCTGTTATCGTTACAACCCATCGACAGGAGTTCGCGCTCGATTCCTTCCGTCTGCTCTGTATCGATTACCTGTTGAAACCCTTCACGATAGATCAGCTCGGCGCAGCGATCCGGAAACTGCACCTGCTCCGCGGTAATACACCGGATTATTCGGCGCTCAGAAACCTGGTGTCATTTCCCAAACCACGTTACAAGCAACGTTTCCTGGGAAAGGTAGGGCAGAAATTGTTTTTTATTGATGCGACCAATATCAACTGTTTCATGGCGGAGAATAAGATCGTATACCTTTTTTCGGCTGATGGATTCCGTTATGTGGTGGAACACACCCTGGAGCAACTGGAAAATTTACTTGACCCCGAATGTTTCTTCCGCATCAACCGGAGTGTGATCGTGAACATCAATGCCATTGAACAGGTGAAGCCTTACCTCAACAGCAGGCTGAAACTGAAGATGCGCTTTTCCGGCGTTGACGAGAATGACCTGGTCATCAGCAGGGAACGGGTGCCCGTTTTCAAACAATGGGCCGATGCCTGA
- the paaA gene encoding 1,2-phenylacetyl-CoA epoxidase subunit PaaA, which yields MMEQQTSLTFQEKVDREIKIEPKDQMPEKYRQMLIRQISQHAHSEIVGMLPEGNWITRAPTLKRKATLIAKVQDEAGHGLYLYSAAETLGITRDEMYAQLHSGKAKYSSIFNYPTLTWADIGAIGWLVDGAAIMNQVPLCRSSYGPYARAMVRICKEESFHQRQGFEILLVLSRGSEAQRAMAQDALNRWWWPSLMMFGPADESSPHTAQSMQWKIKRFTNDELRQKFVDICAEQVKLLGLTIPDPDLRWNEATGHYDFGPINWEEFWNVVNGNGPCNRERLAARNNAWDNGAWVREAAAEHARKKAMRNSAEAAA from the coding sequence ATGATGGAACAGCAAACTTCCCTTACTTTTCAGGAAAAGGTCGACCGCGAGATCAAGATCGAGCCGAAGGATCAGATGCCGGAAAAATACCGGCAGATGTTGATCCGCCAGATATCGCAGCACGCGCACTCCGAGATTGTGGGCATGTTGCCCGAAGGCAACTGGATCACGCGTGCCCCAACGCTGAAACGCAAAGCCACGCTGATCGCGAAAGTGCAGGACGAGGCAGGGCACGGTTTGTACCTCTACTCCGCGGCCGAAACGCTGGGTATTACCCGCGATGAAATGTACGCGCAGCTGCATTCGGGGAAAGCGAAGTATTCTTCCATCTTCAATTATCCCACACTCACCTGGGCCGATATCGGCGCCATCGGCTGGCTCGTGGACGGTGCGGCCATCATGAACCAGGTGCCGCTTTGCCGTTCTTCCTATGGTCCGTACGCCCGCGCCATGGTGCGCATCTGCAAGGAAGAGAGTTTTCATCAGCGCCAGGGATTTGAGATATTGCTCGTGCTGTCAAGAGGTTCGGAAGCGCAACGCGCCATGGCCCAGGATGCGCTCAACCGCTGGTGGTGGCCCTCGCTCATGATGTTCGGCCCGGCCGACGAATCTTCCCCGCATACCGCGCAAAGTATGCAGTGGAAGATCAAGCGCTTTACCAACGATGAACTCCGGCAGAAATTCGTCGACATTTGCGCCGAGCAGGTGAAATTACTTGGACTCACTATTCCCGATCCCGATCTCCGCTGGAACGAAGCCACCGGCCACTACGATTTCGGCCCCATCAACTGGGAGGAATTCTGGAACGTGGTGAACGGCAACGGACCCTGCAACCGCGAAAGGCTCGCCGCACGCAACAACGCCTGGGACAACGGTGCCTGGGTACGCGAAGCGGCCGCCGAACATGCCCGTAAAAAAGCAATGCGCAACAGTGCCGAAGCCGCGGCATAG
- a CDS encoding fasciclin domain-containing protein, which produces MKLSVNFCKTLMAFTVAGSSLLLTSCNDDDMVENEMDNTISGIVIESNNFTTLEAGLGRANLVDALRATGPFTVFAPDNDAFAASGINTAALNALPLNRLDSILKYHVLTSDIPSGSVPAGPNAKVTTLSGDSVFVTRNTAGVFINGIRVKTADVDASNGTIHVVSNVLIPPGNRTIVNVATEDTSLTYLVAAVVRASQGSTNVAAVLSSTNGLTVFAPTNNAFRAANFPTIASIQAADPATLTSILTYHVIGARVFSSDLTEGAQPATVNGGTVTITLSGGAKVKGANNATASNIIATNIMARNGVVHKIDRVLMPMP; this is translated from the coding sequence ATGAAACTCAGCGTAAATTTTTGCAAGACCTTAATGGCTTTTACAGTAGCCGGATCATCGCTCCTTCTGACCAGTTGCAACGACGACGACATGGTGGAAAATGAAATGGACAATACCATTTCCGGGATAGTGATTGAAAGTAATAATTTCACCACCCTGGAAGCAGGTCTGGGAAGAGCCAACCTGGTTGACGCCCTTCGGGCCACAGGACCATTCACTGTTTTCGCCCCTGATAACGACGCATTCGCCGCTTCAGGTATCAACACCGCCGCCCTCAATGCTTTACCCCTTAACCGTCTTGATTCCATCCTCAAATACCATGTGCTAACTTCCGATATCCCATCCGGAAGCGTACCTGCGGGACCCAATGCGAAAGTGACCACACTGAGCGGAGACTCCGTGTTTGTAACACGCAATACTGCAGGTGTTTTCATCAACGGTATCCGTGTTAAAACAGCAGATGTAGATGCCAGTAACGGTACCATCCACGTGGTAAGCAATGTATTGATTCCGCCAGGAAACAGAACTATCGTGAACGTCGCAACGGAAGACACTTCACTTACTTACCTTGTTGCCGCTGTGGTGAGAGCAAGTCAGGGCTCAACTAATGTGGCTGCGGTATTAAGTTCAACAAACGGCCTTACAGTATTTGCCCCTACCAACAATGCTTTCCGCGCGGCAAACTTCCCCACAATCGCAAGCATTCAGGCTGCTGATCCTGCCACATTAACCTCAATACTCACTTACCATGTTATTGGTGCACGTGTTTTCTCTTCCGACCTTACAGAAGGAGCACAACCGGCAACAGTTAATGGCGGAACAGTTACTATCACGCTTTCCGGTGGTGCCAAAGTGAAGGGCGCAAATAATGCCACAGCATCCAACATTATAGCTACAAACATCATGGCAAGAAATGGCGTTGTTCACAAAATAGATCGTGTTTTAATGCCCATGCCCTAG